The following proteins come from a genomic window of Kitasatospora sp. NBC_01246:
- a CDS encoding LCP family protein — translation MAEDDTEHPPTENPPTGDARATAGSPDRDSPDPEPAAPDSPTRPRRRRRRWLMITAGVLALLLVACGTVLWIAYRKLDGNIRTDSATDQLLARLEAERPSRTAGAKGAENILLIGSDDRTGANATYGEAGGQRSDTTILLHLAADRKHATAVSIPRDVMVTVPVCEKPDGTRSRQVLAQFNSAFETGGPACSIRAVEQLSGIRMDHYVILDFHGFKTMVDAVDGVEVCVPQAIHDKDAKLDLPAGRQTLRGEQALGYVRARETLGDGSDTQRMGRQQQFLAALIRKVQSQGVLLNPARLWPVLDAATSSVRADGGLSSLGALYDLTQDLRGIPSADAVFLTAPRRPYRFDSDRDEFVQPLTTQLFTALRDDRSITVRPPGSPDPSAVAGASPGPSGAATAAAGSDRAAGASPTATTAPSFEGRTADMDGCATH, via the coding sequence ATGGCCGAGGACGACACCGAGCACCCCCCGACCGAGAACCCCCCGACCGGGGACGCCCGCGCGACCGCGGGCTCCCCGGACCGGGACTCCCCCGACCCGGAGCCCGCGGCCCCGGACTCCCCGACCAGGCCCCGGCGCAGGCGCCGGCGGTGGCTGATGATCACCGCCGGCGTCCTCGCCCTCCTGCTGGTCGCCTGCGGCACCGTGCTCTGGATCGCCTACCGCAAGCTGGACGGCAACATCCGGACCGACTCCGCCACCGACCAGCTGCTGGCCCGGCTGGAGGCCGAACGGCCCAGCCGCACCGCGGGGGCCAAGGGCGCCGAGAACATCCTGCTGATCGGCAGTGACGACCGCACCGGTGCCAATGCCACGTACGGCGAGGCCGGCGGCCAGCGCTCGGACACCACGATCCTGCTGCACCTGGCGGCGGACCGGAAGCACGCGACCGCCGTCTCCATCCCGCGCGACGTCATGGTCACCGTGCCGGTCTGCGAGAAGCCGGACGGCACCCGGAGCAGGCAGGTGCTGGCGCAGTTCAACTCGGCCTTCGAGACCGGCGGCCCGGCCTGCTCGATCCGGGCCGTCGAACAGCTGAGCGGCATCCGGATGGACCACTACGTGATCCTCGACTTCCACGGCTTCAAGACGATGGTGGACGCCGTGGACGGCGTCGAGGTGTGCGTCCCGCAGGCGATCCACGACAAGGACGCCAAGCTGGACCTCCCGGCCGGGCGGCAGACCCTGCGCGGCGAACAGGCGCTCGGCTACGTCCGCGCCCGGGAGACCCTCGGCGACGGCAGCGACACCCAGCGGATGGGCCGTCAGCAGCAGTTCCTGGCCGCCCTGATCCGCAAGGTCCAGTCGCAGGGGGTGCTGCTGAACCCGGCCCGGCTCTGGCCGGTGCTCGACGCGGCGACCTCCTCGGTCCGGGCCGACGGCGGCCTCTCCTCGCTCGGCGCGCTCTACGACCTGACCCAGGACCTGCGCGGCATCCCGTCCGCCGACGCGGTCTTCCTGACCGCGCCGCGCCGCCCGTACCGCTTCGACTCGGACCGGGACGAGTTCGTGCAGCCGCTGACCACCCAGCTGTTCACGGCGCTGCGCGACGACCGCTCGATCACCGTCCGCCCGCCGGGCTCCCCCGACCCGTCGGCGGTGGCGGGCGCGAGCCCGGGGCCCTCGGGGGCCGCGACGGCGGCGGCCGGATCGGACCGGGCCGCCGGTGCGTCACCCACCGCGACCACGGCGCCCTCGTTCGAGGGACGCACCGCGGACATGGACGGCTGCGCGACCCATTGA
- a CDS encoding TIGR03089 family protein: MTAPFAADARTPVELLHAFLRGGTPSVDPAAPLVTFYDDATGERVELSARTFDNWVAKTANLLQDELNAGPGDRAALLLPAHWQSAVWLLACWSVGVTAVPAGDPADADLVVSGPDGLEAAQACEGERVALALRPLGGRFPQRPDGFLDYAAEVPGQGDRFAPYSPVTPDALALETGIDGLPLKLTGDQTVQLAREGAARLGITAGDRVLSTLSYQDWAGLEAGLLAPLAAGASVVLCRNSEGLSAEQWEKRTESERVTLRLG; the protein is encoded by the coding sequence ATGACTGCGCCTTTCGCTGCCGATGCCCGGACCCCTGTCGAGCTGCTGCACGCATTCCTGCGAGGTGGCACTCCCTCAGTCGACCCCGCGGCTCCGCTGGTCACCTTCTACGACGACGCCACCGGCGAACGGGTGGAGCTCTCCGCCCGGACCTTCGACAACTGGGTGGCCAAGACCGCCAACCTGCTCCAGGACGAGCTGAACGCCGGTCCGGGTGACCGCGCCGCCCTCCTGCTGCCCGCCCACTGGCAGAGCGCCGTCTGGCTGCTCGCCTGCTGGTCGGTCGGTGTGACGGCGGTGCCGGCCGGCGACCCGGCCGACGCCGACCTGGTGGTCAGCGGACCGGACGGCCTGGAGGCCGCCCAGGCCTGCGAGGGCGAACGGGTGGCCCTCGCCCTGCGTCCGCTGGGCGGCCGGTTCCCCCAGCGCCCGGACGGCTTCCTCGACTACGCCGCCGAGGTGCCCGGCCAGGGCGACCGCTTCGCGCCCTACTCCCCCGTCACCCCGGACGCGCTCGCGCTGGAGACCGGCATCGACGGCCTGCCGCTGAAGCTGACCGGCGACCAGACCGTCCAGCTGGCCCGGGAGGGCGCGGCCCGGCTCGGCATCACGGCCGGCGACCGGGTGCTCTCCACCCTCTCCTACCAGGACTGGGCGGGCCTGGAGGCCGGTCTGCTGGCACCGCTGGCGGCCGGCGCCTCGGTGGTGCTCTGCCGCAACTCGGAGGGCCTGAGCGCCGAGCAGTGGGAGAAGCGGACCGAGTCCGAACGGGTGACACTGCGCCTCGGCTAA